Part of the Candidatus Binatia bacterium genome, TGGATTTTGCTCCAGGTCATCTTTGATTTCTCCTTTCCACCATTTCCTATGACGGAAATGGAGCGGAAGCCATCGATGGTTTCGTTGCAGAGCGCCGCAAGTCTTGTTCCGTCAAGATTAACGGCCTCGTGAAATCCACAGCGAGGCTATGAAGATAACGCGTCTCTGTCAAGAGGGCACCTGCGGTCATTTTGGGTCCTTTGTTTTTGCGTTCCGGAGATACTGCTTGAGCAGCGGCGAGTCGTAGTCGGCGCGCTCGATCTTGCTTATGTGAGTGTAGAATTTTCCCATCGACTTGCCGCTCGGGTCGTACTTCGTCCCCATGTAAAGCAGCGGGTTTGAGTCTTGGCGAAACAGCTCGCCTTCCATGGCCCCTTTGCGCACGTGCGACGCCAGCACGTCGCCGACGAACAGATCCAGCTCTTCGCCGAAGGGGATGACTTGCGATAAGCGGTACTCGACGTTGCCGATCGCCTCGCCGATAAGCGGAACGGAGACTTTGGACGGTTTCAGCGGCGTGAGGCCGGTGGCCTTCCACTTGTCCACGTCGTGTCCCGAGATGTAGCCGGCGAAGACGACGACGTCCATC contains:
- a CDS encoding flavin reductase family protein, which produces MEWKDPEMFEPAEHGNKPFSVRIPALVVSRGAGDRLNFLTAMWFAPMGGEPSRMVVAILKRTLTYKLILERGEFVMSAPTDKMMDVVVFAGYISGHDVDKWKATGLTPLKPSKVSVPLIGEAIGNVEYRLSQVIPFGEELDLFVGDVLASHVRKGAMEGELFRQDSNPLLYMGTKYDPSGKSMGKFYTHISKIERADYDSPLLKQYLRNAKTKDPK